A genomic segment from Desulfurella amilsii encodes:
- a CDS encoding DUF4912 domain-containing protein, with amino-acid sequence MYGLNIQSNEQGYIESIKYYSGTYWQQVEDTSIKECFGTARFVAFAVNPTDLFTFWEYDKKFDGKLYIRLFDVTNIDNFFEDKFNWYKDSFVGIYCGRYRINGLIPSANFVLQLGYFAENKFVRLLQSNFVRMPNNLISTNTTIKMVTKNFDKFKEKTVKIEEITRCAFVNFKEPSQTSIGVMK; translated from the coding sequence ATGTATGGTTTAAATATTCAATCAAATGAGCAAGGCTATATTGAAAGTATCAAGTATTATTCTGGTACATATTGGCAACAGGTGGAGGATACATCAATTAAAGAGTGTTTTGGCACTGCGCGTTTTGTAGCTTTTGCTGTAAACCCAACGGATCTTTTTACATTTTGGGAGTATGATAAAAAATTTGATGGTAAGCTCTATATAAGATTGTTTGATGTGACAAATATTGATAATTTTTTTGAGGATAAATTCAATTGGTACAAAGATAGTTTTGTAGGTATTTATTGCGGAAGATACAGAATAAATGGTCTTATACCATCTGCAAATTTTGTATTGCAGTTGGGTTATTTTGCCGAAAATAAATTTGTTAGACTTTTGCAATCCAACTTTGTAAGAATGCCAAATAATTTAATCTCAACAAACACAACTATAAAAATGGTTACGAAAAATTTTGATAAATTTAAGGAAAAAACAGTTAAAATTGAAGAAATTACACGTTGTGCTTTTGTTAATTTTAAAGAACCTTCTCAAACATCCATAGGGGTGATGAAATGA
- a CDS encoding type II secretion system protein, translating into MRRSKNAGFTLIELAIVLVVIGLIIAAVLKGEDLIQNARMLNFVTNPVQKTQVAAMTYYDRTGQFPSVAGTKGPLYQMYQAGINGVLDIANPFTKGSNNFAVALGFLSNNGVNYPVIVIKPVNVSAAGVPNRARAWTQADIAYAYYLKSRIDGGSANNWKTGNVRMLNVNIPLTYNTSLATELTSTPAIQTNAYDVRITNKGVYTNNTNSFSDICVDPNTNNTSIVGSTGYTLVYFYNQQPIN; encoded by the coding sequence ATGAGGCGCTCAAAAAACGCAGGTTTTACGCTAATTGAGCTTGCAATAGTATTGGTGGTTATTGGTTTAATCATTGCGGCGGTATTAAAAGGTGAGGATTTAATTCAAAATGCAAGGATGCTAAATTTTGTAACAAACCCGGTTCAGAAAACGCAGGTGGCGGCTATGACTTATTACGATAGGACAGGGCAGTTTCCAAGCGTAGCAGGTACTAAAGGTCCACTTTATCAAATGTATCAAGCTGGTATAAATGGGGTATTAGACATTGCTAACCCATTTACAAAAGGCTCAAATAACTTTGCAGTGGCATTGGGTTTTCTTTCAAATAACGGTGTAAACTACCCTGTGATAGTAATTAAGCCCGTTAATGTAAGTGCTGCTGGTGTGCCGAATAGAGCAAGAGCTTGGACGCAAGCTGATATTGCCTATGCTTATTATCTAAAAAGCAGGATCGATGGAGGCAGCGCGAACAACTGGAAAACTGGTAATGTAAGGATGTTAAATGTAAATATACCTCTTACTTATAATACTTCATTAGCAACTGAGTTAACCAGTACTCCCGCTATACAAACAAACGCTTACGATGTAAGGATTACAAATAAGGGTGTGTATACTAATAATACTAATTCTTTTAGTGATATTTGCGTGGATCCTAATACTAATAATACAAGCATTGTAGGCAGTACTGGCTATACATTAGTCTACTTCTACAACCAACAGCCGATAAATTAA
- a CDS encoding EscU/YscU/HrcU family type III secretion system export apparatus switch protein has protein sequence MSLKNDDIKKAIALKYLAEKDNAPKVVAKGKGYLAFIIEKTAREHNVYVKQEPALAKELYRLNIDNQIPQELYEVVAKILSFVYKLKKL, from the coding sequence GTGTCTTTAAAAAACGATGATATAAAAAAGGCCATAGCTCTAAAATACTTAGCAGAAAAAGATAATGCGCCAAAAGTGGTTGCAAAAGGCAAAGGTTATTTAGCTTTTATAATTGAAAAAACTGCAAGAGAACATAATGTTTATGTAAAGCAAGAACCAGCCCTTGCAAAGGAATTGTACAGGTTAAATATTGATAACCAAATACCGCAAGAGCTGTACGAGGTAGTTGCCAAAATACTTAGTTTTGTCTATAAACTAAAAAAATTATGA
- a CDS encoding cation:proton antiporter, which translates to MSDGDILRLLLIILGMFLMPFISKKLKIPSAVGEILYGIAIRNTLSLTWHNSIVVNFLSLFGFIVLMYMAGLELDIKALKHITKKDAFVFALYFVVIIMFGFLMTKELEKPIIFVLVFCVTSIGLLYPVLKEQNMINKPFGLKVLILGSIGEIISLFAIIIFNLYFKFGFSVESFVKIVQLGVFIVLSILFLKLLKLFLWWFPHLSEIFLKTGNTTETGIRTNFLNLIVFVFLSNVLGIEPILGAFISGLILSLSLQENENIKTSFGIIGNGFLVPIFFIHVGLSFDLSAMMSLNMIKDACLVVIIIVLIRYLSSFVLLFSDFKAKEVLIAPMGTSFPLTLLVAVSQFGKSFGVLDDKSASMLVLSAMLASIVYPNIFKSISAPLCKC; encoded by the coding sequence ATGAGTGATGGCGATATTTTAAGACTTTTGCTTATTATATTAGGAATGTTTTTAATGCCATTCATCTCGAAAAAACTTAAAATTCCGTCTGCTGTTGGTGAGATTTTATATGGCATAGCAATAAGAAATACATTAAGTTTAACCTGGCACAATTCTATTGTAGTAAATTTTTTATCTTTGTTTGGTTTTATTGTGCTTATGTATATGGCAGGTTTGGAATTGGATATCAAAGCATTAAAACATATTACAAAGAAAGATGCGTTTGTATTTGCTTTATATTTTGTTGTTATTATTATGTTTGGCTTTTTGATGACAAAAGAGTTAGAAAAGCCAATAATTTTTGTTTTAGTGTTTTGCGTCACATCTATTGGGTTGCTCTACCCTGTTTTAAAAGAACAAAATATGATAAATAAGCCTTTTGGCTTAAAAGTGTTGATTCTTGGCAGTATAGGTGAGATAATTAGCCTTTTTGCAATAATTATTTTTAACCTGTATTTTAAATTTGGTTTTAGTGTGGAATCTTTTGTAAAAATAGTTCAACTTGGTGTGTTTATTGTATTATCAATTTTATTTTTAAAACTGCTTAAGCTCTTTTTGTGGTGGTTTCCGCATTTGAGCGAAATTTTTCTAAAAACAGGCAATACAACAGAAACCGGGATTAGAACAAATTTTTTAAACCTAATTGTATTTGTTTTTTTGTCGAATGTTTTAGGGATAGAGCCAATTCTGGGCGCTTTCATAAGCGGTCTTATTTTGTCTTTATCTTTGCAAGAAAATGAAAACATAAAAACAAGCTTTGGTATAATCGGTAATGGCTTTTTGGTTCCGATTTTTTTCATACATGTAGGACTATCTTTTGATTTAAGCGCAATGATGAGTTTGAATATGATTAAAGATGCTTGCTTAGTAGTAATTATTATCGTTTTAATTAGATATTTATCCAGTTTTGTTTTGTTGTTTTCAGATTTTAAAGCAAAAGAAGTCTTAATTGCGCCAATGGGCACTTCTTTTCCCTTGACACTGCTTGTTGCTGTATCGCAGTTTGGAAAAAGTTTTGGCGTTTTGGATGATAAGAGCGCAAGCATGCTTGTTTTAAGTGCTATGTTAGCAAGTATTGTGTATCCAAATATTTTTAAATCAATAAGCGCACCGCTATGCAAATGTTGA
- a CDS encoding DUF2284 domain-containing protein produces the protein MHIIFEKSINVSDIKVSPRSIIKCTNCPQYDKNPSCPPKAPDYNLAKEWLSSYTKALLVKCFIDNNFFETQKKEMLQMLLNKEKFFFSQNKLYAYALFPGNCNLCETCSYQDAKVCSRPTLVRYSLDAVGIEVRSIADIDFKESVLYGLVLIE, from the coding sequence ATGCACATTATTTTTGAAAAAAGTATAAATGTAAGTGATATTAAAGTCTCACCAAGAAGTATAATAAAATGCACAAACTGCCCTCAATATGATAAAAACCCTTCGTGTCCTCCAAAGGCACCAGATTATAATTTGGCAAAAGAATGGCTTTCCAGCTACACAAAAGCATTATTGGTTAAATGTTTTATCGATAATAATTTTTTTGAAACCCAAAAGAAAGAAATGCTACAAATGCTGCTTAATAAGGAAAAATTCTTTTTTTCACAGAATAAATTATACGCATATGCGCTTTTTCCGGGCAATTGCAATTTGTGTGAAACGTGTTCTTACCAGGATGCGAAAGTTTGTTCTAGGCCAACTTTAGTGCGCTATTCACTTGACGCTGTGGGCATAGAGGTGCGTTCTATAGCAGATATAGACTTCAAAGAAAGCGTACTTTACGGCTTAGTGTTAATAGAATAA
- the tsaA gene encoding tRNA (N6-threonylcarbamoyladenosine(37)-N6)-methyltransferase TrmO, whose amino-acid sequence MFEDLVIKIEPIGWVESNFEIGQKQKTTGIIHIFDEYKQGLFRLNEFKSIMVLFYFHKFNDFSLIATPPHNNPNKAQYGVFATHSPKRPNHIGVSNVAILEVGEDFIKIDNCDMIPGTPILDIKAQWI is encoded by the coding sequence ATGTTTGAAGATTTAGTCATTAAAATAGAGCCCATAGGATGGGTAGAGTCAAATTTTGAAATTGGTCAAAAGCAAAAAACTACAGGTATTATTCACATTTTTGATGAATATAAGCAGGGTCTTTTCCGGTTAAATGAATTTAAGTCTATAATGGTATTGTTCTACTTTCATAAGTTTAATGATTTTAGCTTGATTGCAACACCGCCTCACAATAACCCTAATAAAGCTCAATATGGTGTTTTTGCAACGCACTCACCAAAAAGGCCAAACCACATTGGAGTATCCAATGTAGCCATATTAGAAGTAGGTGAAGATTTTATAAAAATTGACAACTGTGATATGATACCAGGCACGCCTATTTTGGACATAAAAGCACAATGGATTTAA
- a CDS encoding glycoside hydrolase family 57 protein: MSGYINLVLHAHLPFVRHPEFEDFLEEDWFYEACLETYMPLLSMFERLYNDSIPFKLTMSITPTLAAMMKDGYLMGKLERRIYKLKELIGKEKKRKINTPFYESILMYEKWIKSNQEVLEKYDFDLTKGFKRFYKSGQLELITCSATHGFLPFMQALPKLAEAQVKVGVDSFEQTFGFKPNGIWLAECGYYRDVEEILSKNNIEYFYGETHSIMYADDMPKYGVYAPMYTPSLVACFARDPESSKQVWSAKEGYPGDFDYREFYRDIGFDENYDYIKPYLHLDGQRRFVGLKYYRITSDSEDLGSKEPYYPAWAKNKITTHVANFLFNRKNQFEYLNSVMDRKPMINAMFDCELFGHWWWEGINFLEEIFRQAHNTKEFGVEFTSAKDYLRKFPTNQMSSLCESSWGYKGYGDVWCEGSNEWIYRPLFEAGIKMIEKATLYKNTKDKKIRRLLNQMARELLLAQSSDWAFIMKTGTMVDYAIKRTKLHLKRFDTLLEFLEKQAIDKTFLETVEFRDKIFPKISFKVYAL, from the coding sequence ATGAGTGGTTATATAAATTTAGTTTTACATGCGCATTTGCCATTTGTAAGGCACCCTGAGTTTGAAGATTTTTTAGAGGAAGACTGGTTTTATGAAGCATGCCTTGAGACGTATATGCCGTTGCTTTCTATGTTTGAAAGGCTTTATAATGACAGTATACCATTTAAGTTAACAATGAGCATAACGCCAACGCTTGCTGCAATGATGAAAGATGGTTATTTAATGGGCAAGCTAGAAAGAAGAATATACAAGCTAAAAGAGCTTATAGGCAAAGAAAAAAAACGTAAAATCAATACACCTTTTTACGAATCTATCTTGATGTACGAAAAATGGATAAAGTCAAACCAAGAAGTATTAGAAAAGTACGATTTTGATCTTACAAAAGGCTTTAAGAGGTTTTACAAAAGCGGCCAATTAGAGCTTATTACCTGCAGTGCAACGCATGGTTTTTTACCATTTATGCAAGCATTACCAAAATTGGCTGAAGCTCAGGTAAAAGTAGGGGTAGATAGCTTTGAGCAAACATTTGGTTTTAAGCCAAATGGTATTTGGCTTGCAGAATGTGGCTATTATAGAGATGTTGAAGAAATTTTGTCAAAAAATAATATAGAGTATTTTTACGGTGAAACGCACAGTATTATGTATGCTGATGATATGCCAAAGTATGGTGTTTATGCACCAATGTATACGCCAAGCTTGGTTGCTTGTTTTGCCCGAGATCCAGAATCGTCAAAGCAGGTATGGAGTGCCAAAGAAGGCTACCCTGGTGATTTTGATTATAGAGAGTTTTATAGAGATATTGGTTTTGATGAAAACTATGACTACATAAAACCATACTTGCACTTAGACGGCCAAAGACGCTTTGTAGGTTTAAAGTATTACCGCATTACTTCTGACTCTGAAGATTTAGGCAGCAAAGAACCATATTACCCTGCTTGGGCCAAAAATAAAATAACAACGCACGTAGCTAATTTTTTATTTAACAGGAAAAATCAATTTGAGTACTTAAATAGCGTTATGGATAGAAAACCTATGATTAACGCTATGTTTGATTGTGAACTTTTTGGTCACTGGTGGTGGGAAGGTATAAATTTTTTAGAGGAAATTTTTAGACAAGCGCACAATACAAAAGAATTTGGTGTTGAATTTACTAGCGCTAAAGACTATTTGCGTAAGTTTCCTACAAACCAGATGAGCAGTTTGTGCGAGTCAAGCTGGGGTTATAAAGGCTACGGCGATGTATGGTGTGAGGGTTCAAACGAATGGATATACAGGCCTTTATTTGAAGCTGGTATAAAAATGATTGAAAAAGCAACGCTGTACAAAAATACCAAAGATAAAAAAATCAGGCGTTTGTTAAATCAAATGGCACGTGAGTTATTGCTTGCGCAAAGCTCTGATTGGGCTTTTATTATGAAAACAGGCACTATGGTAGATTATGCGATAAAGCGCACAAAACTACACTTGAAGCGTTTTGATACGCTGTTGGAGTTTTTAGAAAAACAAGCTATAGATAAAACTTTTTTGGAGACAGTTGAGTTTAGAGATAAAATTTTTCCTAAAATTTCATTCAAGGTTTATGCACTTTGA
- a CDS encoding LPS-assembly protein LptD translates to MKYLFFVLVIVIFVVNIAYASTNQTPTFIKADHITYDEAITTYIAIGNCKITKDDHILKSDKAIYNKTNGIVQLYGNVQIYDNKGDWVKGTQAVVNIDTFRGFADDAIAFVAQNHLYIKSKRIIMDDKDHYYASNSTITGCDCPECLSFDTKYAPEWSIHAENTYIVKNNYVFSYPLWFNVGKIPVFVFPAIEEPLVRKSGFLFPSFGFSKTNGFKYYQPYYWAINKSQDATLTSQYDGKIGYGLDTQYRYYWTNNIKGQWDIELFKDTTSPAGDTKRTRLNLDITQNANFDNYGDLKADIHYLSNKNNLRVINDDNMQLTSNRYTTSKLMYLLQNGPYSLGINSYFYQDLVTSNNSQTLQKLPEILFDASNLNVYKTLSLDFSTLYSYNYRQDGLRGNLLDVSPSLSYPFKLGFINFLPKASLHYIFSNYSNGLNGQNSSVVPQFDLTARTSFFKIYDLSSGDKLKHIIAPQISYTFVPKVNQEFPDFVNTYPQKSALDLTLENTVIKRSLNDKNEASYREIFYNKITQEYRFANFANAPIKPLDPIEAYTSPKYVYTNGPIYEETRISPFSFFNFSSQAYYQWQKHTFTYTADNLNFNFKTFGFSVGYTTAKDLDFNTTSNGITYSVFFYPIKRLYAYVSLNRDILDRYFPEKRAGFYYTSDCWGFGMDVFQNAVPQQVGNTYVANKNIGFWVTLSLRGIGVFKKR, encoded by the coding sequence TTGAAGTACCTCTTTTTTGTTTTAGTAATTGTAATATTTGTTGTTAATATAGCTTATGCAAGTACGAATCAAACGCCTACTTTTATAAAAGCAGACCACATTACTTACGATGAAGCAATTACTACGTACATTGCTATAGGCAATTGTAAAATTACAAAGGATGATCATATATTAAAATCCGATAAAGCAATTTACAACAAGACAAATGGTATAGTACAGCTCTACGGCAATGTACAAATTTACGATAATAAAGGCGATTGGGTTAAGGGAACGCAAGCTGTAGTTAATATCGATACTTTTCGAGGCTTTGCAGATGATGCTATCGCATTTGTTGCACAAAATCACTTGTACATTAAATCAAAACGTATTATTATGGATGATAAAGATCATTATTACGCAAGTAACTCTACTATCACTGGGTGTGATTGCCCAGAGTGTTTGTCGTTTGATACAAAATATGCGCCAGAATGGTCAATACATGCAGAAAATACCTATATTGTAAAAAATAACTACGTATTTAGCTACCCATTGTGGTTTAATGTTGGCAAAATTCCTGTCTTTGTATTTCCTGCTATAGAAGAACCTTTGGTGAGAAAAAGCGGCTTTTTGTTTCCTAGCTTTGGTTTTTCTAAAACAAACGGGTTTAAGTATTATCAGCCTTATTATTGGGCAATTAATAAATCTCAAGATGCCACACTTACATCTCAGTATGATGGAAAAATTGGCTATGGTTTGGATACTCAGTATAGATACTATTGGACTAATAATATAAAAGGCCAGTGGGATATTGAATTGTTTAAAGATACAACCTCTCCTGCTGGTGATACCAAGCGCACAAGGCTTAATCTTGATATTACTCAAAATGCAAATTTTGACAACTACGGTGATTTAAAGGCAGATATTCATTATTTGAGCAACAAAAATAACCTGCGTGTTATAAATGACGACAATATGCAGCTTACCAGTAATCGCTATACAACAAGTAAACTTATGTACTTGCTGCAAAATGGGCCATATTCTTTAGGTATAAATAGCTATTTTTATCAAGATTTGGTAACGTCCAATAATTCTCAAACGCTTCAAAAACTACCCGAGATACTTTTTGATGCGTCAAACTTGAATGTTTATAAAACCTTATCATTGGATTTTTCTACGCTTTACTCTTACAACTATAGACAAGATGGCCTAAGGGGAAATTTACTTGATGTTTCACCAAGCCTGTCTTATCCTTTTAAATTGGGTTTTATAAATTTTTTGCCCAAAGCTAGCTTGCATTATATTTTTTCAAATTATTCAAATGGTTTAAATGGTCAGAATTCAAGCGTCGTGCCACAGTTTGATCTAACAGCTAGAACATCATTTTTTAAAATATACGATTTATCCAGCGGTGATAAGCTAAAACATATTATTGCCCCTCAAATTAGCTATACCTTTGTGCCAAAAGTTAATCAGGAGTTTCCAGATTTTGTAAATACATATCCCCAAAAAAGTGCACTGGATTTAACACTTGAAAATACTGTAATTAAAAGAAGCTTAAATGATAAAAATGAGGCTTCATACAGGGAAATTTTTTACAATAAAATAACGCAGGAGTACCGTTTTGCAAATTTCGCAAATGCGCCTATAAAACCGCTAGATCCTATAGAGGCTTATACTTCTCCAAAGTATGTTTACACAAATGGTCCAATTTATGAAGAAACACGCATCTCGCCATTTTCTTTTTTTAATTTTTCCTCCCAAGCCTATTATCAGTGGCAAAAGCATACATTTACATACACAGCGGATAACTTGAACTTTAATTTTAAAACTTTTGGTTTTTCAGTTGGTTACACCACGGCAAAAGATCTCGATTTTAACACTACAAGCAATGGCATTACATATTCCGTATTTTTTTATCCAATCAAAAGACTCTACGCCTACGTGAGTTTAAATAGAGATATACTTGATAGGTATTTTCCAGAAAAAAGGGCAGGTTTTTATTACACAAGCGATTGTTGGGGTTTTGGTATGGATGTTTTTCAAAATGCTGTGCCGCAACAGGTTGGCAACACATATGTAGCAAATAAAAATATTGGTTTTTGGGTTACGCTTTCACTTAGAGGTATAGGTGTCTTTAAAAAACGATGA
- a CDS encoding D-alanyl-D-alanine carboxypeptidase family protein codes for MKIEKKRKKNKLPIFILILVVLVIIQMLRPIGKPKIKLAMNTDQTINGNLNILWPPHTQNAIAIQNEGLIEKTANQTPLPTASVAKIMTAYIILKDHPLKFGESGPTLTITNQDVQEYLADKAGGQSVVKVAAGEKLNERQMLEALLLPSANNIATLLARWDSGSVKSFVEKMNEIAKQLGMTNTHYADPAGISLNTQSSAYDQVLLAQKAFEIPTFRHIVGMAQASLPVCSTVYNVNYVLGKDGIVGIKTGSMPQIGANFVFAAKHFVGYKQTTIIGAIFGAQGQEPLMTALNGAITAINSTKPCLTLKQIIKKNQLIGTLSYPNGLKTNIIAKDSIYSLVWSSKKININVKIDKNLKLPVEKGQKIGNLIVNDKKVPILAQTSINKPTLIQKLTRL; via the coding sequence GTGAAGATTGAAAAGAAAAGGAAAAAAAATAAGCTACCAATTTTTATATTGATTTTGGTTGTTTTGGTAATTATTCAAATGCTTAGACCAATTGGTAAACCAAAAATTAAATTAGCTATGAATACGGATCAAACAATTAACGGTAATCTAAACATACTATGGCCCCCGCACACACAAAATGCGATTGCTATACAAAATGAAGGTCTAATTGAAAAAACGGCAAACCAAACCCCACTCCCCACAGCAAGTGTAGCAAAAATAATGACAGCCTATATTATACTAAAAGATCATCCACTTAAATTCGGCGAGAGTGGCCCTACGTTAACAATCACGAATCAAGACGTGCAAGAATACCTAGCCGATAAAGCTGGCGGTCAATCTGTTGTAAAAGTTGCAGCTGGCGAAAAATTAAACGAAAGGCAAATGCTAGAAGCTTTGTTGTTGCCTTCTGCAAATAACATTGCAACTCTACTTGCTAGGTGGGATTCTGGTAGCGTAAAAAGTTTTGTTGAAAAAATGAACGAAATAGCAAAACAATTAGGTATGACAAACACACACTATGCTGACCCAGCAGGCATCAGTTTAAATACACAAAGTAGTGCCTATGATCAGGTTTTGCTTGCACAAAAAGCTTTTGAAATACCAACGTTTAGACATATTGTGGGCATGGCGCAAGCAAGTTTACCAGTTTGTTCTACAGTCTACAATGTAAACTATGTGTTAGGTAAAGACGGGATTGTAGGTATAAAAACAGGTTCTATGCCCCAAATTGGTGCTAACTTTGTTTTTGCTGCAAAACACTTTGTAGGTTATAAGCAAACAACGATAATTGGTGCAATATTTGGCGCACAAGGCCAAGAACCATTAATGACAGCGCTCAATGGTGCGATAACAGCCATAAATAGCACAAAACCATGCCTTACCTTAAAACAAATTATAAAGAAAAATCAATTAATTGGCACATTATCCTATCCAAACGGCCTTAAAACAAATATTATTGCAAAAGATTCCATATACAGTTTAGTTTGGTCATCAAAAAAAATAAACATCAATGTTAAAATTGATAAAAACTTAAAATTACCTGTAGAAAAAGGTCAAAAAATAGGCAATTTAATTGTTAATGATAAAAAGGTGCCCATTCTTGCCCAAACAAGTATAAACAAACCAACTCTCATACAAAAGCTAACAAGACTATAG
- a CDS encoding glutamine--tRNA ligase/YqeY domain fusion protein has protein sequence MEFLEASNFIEEIITEDLKNGKFNYVQTRFPPEPNGYLHIGHAKAIVINFEIAKKFDGKCNLRFDDTNPTKENLDYINSIIEDVKWLGYDFGDKVYYASDYFGQMYELAIALIKQGKAYVCHQSPEEIRLLRGTLTQPGIKSPYRSRSIEENLELFEKMKNGEFEEGECVLRAKIDMSHPNLNMRDPVMYRIIKTPHHRTEDKWCIYPTYDWAHGLEDSIEKVTHSLCTLEFEDHRVLYDWFLDQLGVFHPRQIEFARLNITHTVLSKRKLLYLAQNNYVNGWDDPRMPTIKGLRRRGFTSDIIKDFIQKIGVTKSNSTIDYALLDHCAREELNKKAKRAMVVQDPIKLIIENYPEDKIDYVEASNNPEDNSFGKRLVSFSKELFIERSDFAIEPPKGFRRLFVGQEVRLVFAYYVVCTGYEKDDNGNVTTVWCTYDPNSKGGWTSDGRKVKGTIHWVNAKDCTDVELRMYDKLFLKENPEETDERNDFIANLNPNSLIIKDAKAEKSLLEAKDFENFQFLRLGYFCKDIDSAQDHIIFNKTVDLKDSYSKILKKS, from the coding sequence ATGGAATTTTTGGAAGCATCTAATTTTATAGAAGAAATCATTACAGAAGACCTAAAAAATGGCAAATTTAATTATGTTCAAACACGCTTTCCACCAGAGCCAAATGGTTATTTGCATATTGGTCACGCAAAGGCTATAGTAATAAATTTTGAAATAGCAAAAAAATTTGATGGCAAGTGTAATTTGCGATTTGATGACACAAACCCTACAAAAGAAAATCTCGATTATATTAATTCCATTATCGAAGATGTAAAATGGCTTGGCTATGATTTTGGCGATAAAGTATACTATGCATCAGACTACTTTGGTCAGATGTATGAGCTTGCAATAGCACTTATTAAGCAAGGCAAGGCATATGTATGCCATCAAAGTCCAGAAGAAATTAGACTATTGAGGGGCACATTAACGCAACCAGGCATTAAGAGTCCATATAGAAGCAGAAGCATCGAAGAAAATTTAGAGTTGTTTGAAAAGATGAAAAATGGTGAGTTTGAGGAAGGCGAGTGTGTATTAAGGGCAAAAATTGACATGTCCCACCCAAATCTCAATATGCGTGACCCCGTCATGTATCGTATCATTAAGACCCCACATCACAGAACTGAAGATAAGTGGTGTATTTATCCTACATACGATTGGGCGCATGGTCTAGAAGACTCAATTGAGAAAGTTACCCATTCTTTATGCACGCTTGAATTTGAAGACCACAGGGTATTGTATGATTGGTTTTTAGATCAGCTTGGTGTGTTTCATCCAAGGCAAATCGAGTTTGCCAGATTAAATATAACACACACGGTTTTAAGTAAGCGAAAACTCCTTTACTTGGCGCAAAACAACTATGTAAACGGATGGGATGACCCAAGGATGCCGACAATTAAAGGTCTAAGAAGACGTGGTTTTACCAGTGATATTATAAAGGATTTTATACAAAAAATTGGTGTAACAAAAAGCAACAGCACAATAGACTATGCTTTGCTTGACCATTGCGCAAGGGAAGAATTAAATAAGAAAGCCAAAAGGGCAATGGTTGTGCAAGATCCTATTAAACTAATTATAGAAAATTACCCAGAAGATAAAATAGATTATGTTGAGGCCTCTAATAACCCTGAAGATAACTCTTTTGGCAAAAGGTTGGTTTCTTTTAGTAAAGAATTGTTTATTGAGCGCAGTGATTTTGCAATAGAACCTCCAAAAGGTTTTCGCAGATTGTTTGTTGGGCAAGAAGTGAGGTTGGTATTTGCTTACTATGTAGTGTGTACTGGTTATGAAAAAGACGATAATGGCAATGTTACAACGGTTTGGTGCACATATGATCCAAATTCTAAAGGTGGCTGGACAAGCGATGGCAGAAAAGTTAAAGGCACTATTCATTGGGTAAACGCAAAAGACTGCACTGATGTAGAGCTAAGAATGTATGATAAGCTTTTTCTAAAAGAAAACCCCGAAGAAACCGATGAGAGAAACGATTTTATAGCAAACTTGAACCCTAACTCGCTAATTATAAAAGATGCAAAAGCAGAGAAATCTCTCCTTGAGGCTAAAGATTTTGAAAATTTTCAGTTTTTGAGACTGGGCTATTTTTGTAAAGACATAGATTCTGCACAGGATCATATAATTTTCAACAAAACTGTCGATTTAAAAGATAGCTATTCAAAGATTTTAAAAAAATCTTAA